The DNA segment TGTAATAACCAGATCTACTGCATAGCCAAAAATGGCCATGGTGATAAAGCCATACATGACAATTTCTATGTTTTGAAAAACAAAGTATCCAGTAAATATGATAAATACATCGCAAAGTAATAATAACCTTCCTAAACTTATGTTTTTATATTTATTGATGATCATGGCAATAATATCTGTACCTCCGGTACTACCTCCATTGATAAAGATTAAGCCTCCTCCTGTTCCTGCTAGAGAAGAGCCAATAAGCGTAGACATAAAAGTATCTTCAGTAAGCGGTGTTTTAAAATAGCGCGTTAAAACGGAAAGCAAGATGCCAAATAGTATGATGCAATAAATACTTTTGATACCAAATGAAAAACCTAGCATTTTGATGGCTAAGATAATGAGTATTGCGTTGATGGAGATAGAAACCAATCCCACATCCCATCCCCATAAAAAATGAAAAGTACTGGCTAAACCAGTTATTCCTCCTCCTACAATTCCGGCGGGAATGATAAAGGCGGACCACCCTATAGATGCAATGCAGAGGGAAAGAGTCAACATTAAGTATGACTTAACTTCCCGATAAATTTTTTGCTTTTCCATTGCTGATGCTTAAAATATAAACCGTTTTTTTGTTTGTAAAAAATGATCATTGAAATTTCGGCAAAGTAAACGAAAGCTAGCTATATGAAAATGATACTAATGTCATGTTTTGTGTCTTATTTTATATGATTTTTCTCATGGGTCTTATGCGTTGGAAAAGTTAAAGGTATTTAGTCTCTTTGTTTAACCTGGATTTGTACATAAAGGGATCATTGATTTTGGCGAGTTTTATATGGCTTTTAAAAATTTAATTATATGGAGTGAGCTAGCAAGCGACTTGATTGGTAGTAGTTTTAATTTATAATAGATTTTCTAATGTATTTTGCGGGTTTAATAGCAGGTTAATTGATAAAAAAAGGCCGACATTGTTTGCCGGCCTTCTCTGAATATTTAGTGTTTATTTTTATCCGATCACTACATTGATGATTTTATTGGGAACAATGATGATTTTTCTTATTGTTTTTCCTTCCAGCCATTTTTGTGCACTTTCGTGACTTTTAACAGCTTCTTCAATCTCTTTGTTGGAGGCATCCACTGGCATATTCATCTTAAATCGCATTTTTCCGTTAAATGAAACGGGGTAATTAAAAGAGGATTCTGCTAGGTGAGATGCATTGAATAAAGGCCATGGAGCATCACATACAGATGTTGTATGGCCTAATTTTTCCCATAGTTCTTCACATAGGTGAGGCGCAAATGGCGCAAGTAATATGGTCAGAGGTTCAAGAATTTGGCGTTTATTACATTGGAGTGCCCCAAGTTCATTCACGCATATCATAAATGCACTTACACAGGTGTTAAAGGAGAACTTCTCAATATCGTCACTGATTTTTTTAATGGTCTTGTGAAGCACCTTTAGTTCCTCCTTAGTGGCTTCTTCATTGGATACTTCTAGCTTGTTATCCTTGTTAAAAAATAAGCGCCAGGTTTTTCGTAAGAATTTGTGGACTCCATCAATACCGTTGGTATCCCATGGTTTACTTTGTTCCAGTGGTCCTAGGAACATTTCGTATAAGCGCAATGTGTCAGCCCCATAGTCTTCAATGATGTCGTCTGGATTAACAACATTGAACATTGATTTAGACATTTTTTCTACGGCCCAGCCACAAATATATTTTCCATCCTCTAAAATAAATTCAGCATCTTTGTATTCAGGGTTCCATCCCTTAAATTTCTCAATGTCTAAGATGTCATTGCTCACTATGTTCACATCCACATGAATAGCTGTTGTTTTGTATTCGTTTTTTAGGTGGAGAGATACGAACTTATTGGTGCCATTGATTCGGTAAACGAAGTTAGAGCGCCCCTGTATCATTCCTTGGTTAATCAATTTTTTGTAGGGTTCGTCTTTTACAACATAGCCCATGTCGAATAAAAACTTATTCCAAAAACGTGAATAAATCAGGTGTCCGGTGGCATGTTCTGTACCTCCGATATATAAATCAACATCTTGCCAATATTCGTTAGCCTCTTTACCGACCAAAGCCTGCTTGTTTTTTGGATCCATGTAACGTAAGTAATAAGCAGATGATCCTGCAAAGCCGGGCATGGTATTTAGCTCCAAGGGGTAGGCATCTTTATATACCCAGTTTTTGGCACGCCCCAATGGCGGCTCTCCTTTTTCTGTGGGCAAGAATTTGTCTATTTCGGGAAGCTTCAATGGTAGATCAGCCTCGTCAACCGTTTGTGGCATATCATCTTTGTAATAGACAGGGAATGGCTCTCCCCAATAACGTTGACGACTAAAAATAGCATCGCGTAAGCGGTAATTTATTTTAACGTCGCCCACATTCATTTTACGAATGTAGTCTTTTGTTTTTGCAATGGCTTCGGGCACCTTTAAGCCATTCAAGAATCCTGAATTTATCATGATGCCGGCCTTGGAGTCTTTAGAGTCATCCCATGTAGCTGGGTCGGAGGCTTCTTCTCCTTCAGGGATTACCACTTGTATAATGGGTAAATTAAAGTGTTTGGCAAAAGCAAAGTCACGAGAGTCGTGGGCAGGAACGGCCATGATGGCACCTGTACCATAACCGGCCAGTACGTAATCGCCAATCCAAATGGGAATTTCTTCGCCCGATAAAGGGTTGATGGCATAAGAGCCAGAGAATACTCCGGTTACCTTTTTTACCTCGGCAAGACGTTCGCGCTCTGTTCTTTTTTTTGTTTCTGCAATGTAATGATCAACTGCGTCTCTCTGGTCCTTTGTGGTCAATTGATCTACCAATTCACTTTCGGGAGCTAAAACCATAAATGTAACCCCAAAGACGGTATCGGCACGGGTAGTAAAGATATCCATCTCTATTGAGGAATCCTTAACCTTGAATTTCATCTCTGCACCTTCGCTTTTGCCAATCCAGTTACGTTGAATCTCCTTTAATGAATCTGTCCAGTCTACTTTGTTCAAACCATCCAATAGTCTTTCTGAATAGGCAGATACGCGCAATAGCCATTGGCGCATTACTTTTTGTTCTACCGGGTGTCCGCCTCGTACAGATATTCCTTCTTTCACTTCGTCGTTGGCTAAAACGGTTCCCAAGGCAGGACACCAATTGACCATGGTGTCGGCCAGGTAAGCCAAACGATAATTCATTAATATCTGTTGTTGTTCTTTGTCAGATTTAGCTGTCCACTCATCAGCGGTAAACTCAAGGTTCTCTGTTTGGGCTACGTGCAAGCCTGATGTTCCATTTGTGTTAAAAGCTTTTATTAACTCCGAAATAGGAAGTGCTTTTTGGCTTTTGTTACAATAATAGCTGTTAAACATTTTGATAAATGCCCATTGAGTCCAGTGGTAATATTCAGGATCACAGGTTTTTATTTCTCGATCCCAATCATAACAAAATCCAATTTTGTCTAACTGTTCTCTATATCTGTTCAGGTTTTTTTCGGTTGTAATTGCCGGATGTTGACCTGTTTGGATGGCGTATTGTTCTGCAGGCAGCCCATAGGCATCGTATCCCATAGGATGTAATACGTTAAAGCCATTTAGCCTTTTAAAACGGCTGTATATGTCAGAAGCAATATAGCCGAGTGGGTGACCAACGTGTAAACCTGCTCCCGAAGGATAGGGAAACATATCCAAAACATAGTATTTCGGACGGTTTTTATCAATCTCCACTTTGTAAGTCTTGTCACTTATCCATTGTTTCTGCCATTTTGTTTCAATGGCTTTAAAATTGTA comes from the Saccharicrinis fermentans DSM 9555 = JCM 21142 genome and includes:
- a CDS encoding YitT family protein produces the protein MEKQKIYREVKSYLMLTLSLCIASIGWSAFIIPAGIVGGGITGLASTFHFLWGWDVGLVSISINAILIILAIKMLGFSFGIKSIYCIILFGILLSVLTRYFKTPLTEDTFMSTLIGSSLAGTGGGLIFINGGSTGGTDIIAMIINKYKNISLGRLLLLCDVFIIFTGYFVFQNIEIVMYGFITMAIFGYAVDLVITGNKQTVQLFIISEKYKRIADSIIAKTEKGCTILDGIGAYTGDEKKVLMVISKKRTSTILFRIIKDIDPDAFVTMGTVSGVYGRGFDQLKV
- the leuS gene encoding leucine--tRNA ligase, with product MDYNFKAIETKWQKQWISDKTYKVEIDKNRPKYYVLDMFPYPSGAGLHVGHPLGYIASDIYSRFKRLNGFNVLHPMGYDAYGLPAEQYAIQTGQHPAITTEKNLNRYREQLDKIGFCYDWDREIKTCDPEYYHWTQWAFIKMFNSYYCNKSQKALPISELIKAFNTNGTSGLHVAQTENLEFTADEWTAKSDKEQQQILMNYRLAYLADTMVNWCPALGTVLANDEVKEGISVRGGHPVEQKVMRQWLLRVSAYSERLLDGLNKVDWTDSLKEIQRNWIGKSEGAEMKFKVKDSSIEMDIFTTRADTVFGVTFMVLAPESELVDQLTTKDQRDAVDHYIAETKKRTERERLAEVKKVTGVFSGSYAINPLSGEEIPIWIGDYVLAGYGTGAIMAVPAHDSRDFAFAKHFNLPIIQVVIPEGEEASDPATWDDSKDSKAGIMINSGFLNGLKVPEAIAKTKDYIRKMNVGDVKINYRLRDAIFSRQRYWGEPFPVYYKDDMPQTVDEADLPLKLPEIDKFLPTEKGEPPLGRAKNWVYKDAYPLELNTMPGFAGSSAYYLRYMDPKNKQALVGKEANEYWQDVDLYIGGTEHATGHLIYSRFWNKFLFDMGYVVKDEPYKKLINQGMIQGRSNFVYRINGTNKFVSLHLKNEYKTTAIHVDVNIVSNDILDIEKFKGWNPEYKDAEFILEDGKYICGWAVEKMSKSMFNVVNPDDIIEDYGADTLRLYEMFLGPLEQSKPWDTNGIDGVHKFLRKTWRLFFNKDNKLEVSNEEATKEELKVLHKTIKKISDDIEKFSFNTCVSAFMICVNELGALQCNKRQILEPLTILLAPFAPHLCEELWEKLGHTTSVCDAPWPLFNASHLAESSFNYPVSFNGKMRFKMNMPVDASNKEIEEAVKSHESAQKWLEGKTIRKIIIVPNKIINVVIG